The following proteins are encoded in a genomic region of Pelodictyon phaeoclathratiforme BU-1:
- a CDS encoding polysaccharide biosynthesis protein, whose protein sequence is MKRRVFAMGRRALASSRYVKLLVVVAFDIFAALLTVWMAFSFTRQLLHQPEGLEWLLYLLAPALMLPIFALSGIYGTIQRYNSFEGFITVFKSVFFYGAAFVCLLLLLPLPKISIVVGILQPLLLLLMTGGSRAMVRYLSTTVTTTPEKRCEAPNKLLIYGAGSAGVEIVNSINRSNKFTLAGFIDDNPDLQGRTINRMKVFSPAEAEELIQSEGINNILLAMPSATRTRRNEIVEQYRKYPVRIQMLPGVEELAEGKVTISDIKTVDIEDLLGRDPAPLDHALVKQVITGRVVMVTGAGGSIGSELCRQLLQAQPSTLLLLDNAEHNLYTIHSDLTQRHARLSSATRIVPLLCDVTNAIRITEIFRVFQPEVIYHAAAYKHVPMVEHNPAEGIRNNVFGTHTVAEAALQQGVTSVVLVSTDKAVRPTNVMGASKRLCEMILQALAEEPGHTTCFSMVRFGNVLGSSGSVVPLFRSQINSGGPFTITHKEITRYFMTIPEAAQLVIQAGAMASPGDLHLLEMGDPVKIIDLARKMVELSGLTIRDHENPEGDIEIRVTGLRPGEKLYEELLIGNHSSPSANPRIFKAKEHFIPWSELQEELEQLTTAIHSNDIKSIKKILKKIVPEYSPGITTSDLLSMEKQSKNGKNHHIPAQ, encoded by the coding sequence TTGAAACGCCGGGTTTTCGCCATGGGCAGGAGGGCTCTTGCCTCTTCCCGCTATGTCAAGCTGCTGGTTGTTGTCGCATTCGACATCTTCGCAGCGCTGCTAACGGTCTGGATGGCATTCTCATTCACCCGTCAACTCCTGCATCAGCCGGAGGGGCTGGAGTGGCTGCTCTATCTGCTTGCGCCAGCTCTGATGCTCCCGATCTTTGCTCTTTCAGGCATCTACGGCACCATCCAGCGTTATAACAGCTTTGAAGGATTTATCACCGTTTTCAAAAGCGTTTTTTTCTACGGCGCCGCATTTGTATGCCTTTTGCTGCTCCTGCCTCTTCCGAAGATCTCCATTGTCGTCGGAATCCTTCAGCCGCTGCTGCTCCTGCTGATGACCGGGGGAAGCCGTGCAATGGTGCGCTATCTGAGTACAACAGTAACCACGACGCCTGAAAAAAGGTGTGAAGCGCCCAACAAGCTCCTGATCTACGGAGCAGGTTCCGCAGGGGTGGAGATTGTCAATAGCATCAACAGAAGCAATAAATTTACCCTTGCCGGTTTTATTGACGACAATCCGGATTTGCAGGGGCGAACCATCAACCGGATGAAGGTCTTCAGCCCTGCGGAGGCCGAAGAGCTGATCCAAAGCGAGGGAATCAACAACATCCTTCTCGCAATGCCATCGGCAACTCGTACCCGGCGCAACGAAATTGTTGAGCAATACCGAAAATACCCGGTGCGTATCCAGATGCTGCCGGGAGTTGAAGAGCTTGCCGAAGGAAAGGTCACCATCTCCGACATCAAGACCGTAGACATCGAAGATCTCCTTGGTCGTGATCCGGCGCCGCTCGATCACGCCCTCGTCAAACAGGTAATTACCGGCCGGGTTGTAATGGTCACCGGCGCCGGAGGCTCAATCGGCAGCGAACTCTGCCGCCAACTCCTTCAGGCCCAGCCATCAACACTGCTGCTGCTCGACAACGCCGAACACAACCTCTACACCATTCACAGCGACCTTACCCAGCGCCACGCACGCCTCTCATCCGCAACGCGGATAGTGCCGCTGCTCTGCGACGTGACCAATGCAATCCGTATAACAGAAATATTCCGCGTTTTTCAACCTGAAGTGATCTACCATGCCGCAGCCTACAAGCATGTGCCGATGGTCGAGCACAACCCCGCAGAAGGGATACGCAACAACGTTTTCGGAACCCATACGGTGGCAGAAGCTGCCCTGCAGCAGGGAGTAACAAGCGTCGTCCTCGTCAGTACCGACAAGGCAGTGCGCCCAACCAACGTGATGGGCGCAAGCAAACGGCTCTGCGAAATGATCCTGCAGGCACTTGCCGAGGAGCCCGGCCATACAACCTGCTTCTCCATGGTGCGCTTCGGCAATGTCCTCGGCTCAAGCGGTTCCGTTGTCCCTCTTTTCCGCAGTCAGATCAACAGCGGTGGCCCCTTCACCATCACCCACAAGGAGATTACCCGCTACTTCATGACCATCCCCGAAGCGGCACAGCTTGTCATTCAGGCAGGCGCCATGGCCTCACCAGGCGATCTTCATCTCCTCGAAATGGGCGACCCGGTCAAAATCATCGACCTTGCCCGAAAGATGGTAGAACTCTCCGGCCTCACCATTCGCGACCATGAAAACCCTGAAGGTGACATTGAAATACGGGTAACCGGCCTTCGCCCAGGCGAAAAACTCTACGAAGAGTTGCTGATCGGCAACCATTCAAGCCCTTCAGCCAACCCCCGCATTTTCAAAGCCAAGGAGCACTTCATACCCTGGAGTGAACTGCAGGAAGAACTTGAGCAACTGACCACAGCCATACACAGCAATGACATCAAGAGCATCAAAAAGATCCTGAAAAAGATAGTCCCCGAATACAGCCCAGGGATCACCACCTCAGACCTGCTCTCCATGGAAAAGCAAAGCAAAAACGGCAAAAACCACCACATACCAGCCCAGTAA
- a CDS encoding nucleotidyltransferase family protein, whose amino-acid sequence MISKQIHQYFGESADIWLFGSRIDDHKKGGDVDLYVEAPPHNLLDEIRCKIKLEENIDMPVDLIVREQADSSLIGNIAKSQGQKL is encoded by the coding sequence ATGATCTCCAAGCAGATACACCAATACTTTGGTGAAAGCGCAGATATTTGGCTCTTTGGCTCACGTATTGACGATCATAAAAAAGGCGGAGATGTTGACCTCTATGTCGAAGCGCCACCACACAACTTGCTGGATGAAATTCGTTGCAAAATAAAACTCGAAGAGAACATCGACATGCCTGTAGACCTTATTGTACGAGAGCAGGCAGATAGCTCACTCATCGGCAATATTGCCAAAAGTCAAGGGCAGAAGTTATGA
- a CDS encoding ABC transporter ATP-binding protein, with translation MVCASFAEILSIGAVLPFLAVLTAPERIFQLPAAQPFIRAIGMTSASQLLFPLTITFGIAALISGAMRLLLLWASTRLSFATGADLSISIYRRTLYQPYSVHVARNSSEVISGISGKANGVIYTTIVPSLTLISSSIMLVTILIALLVVDPVIALSAFSGFGLIYAVIIRLTRKQQLINSKCVAKESTQVIKSLQEGLGGIRDVLIDGSQAAYCQIYRNADQPLRKAQGNNAFIGTSPRFGIEALGMMLIAVLAYVLAMQPDGIAKAIPVLGALALGAQRMLPVLQGAYGSWSSIQGGQISLRDTLDLLDQPLPDYVDQPVAKPLPFNMHIGLHNLSFRYTEQTPWVLQNLDLTIPKGSRIGFIGITGSGKSTLLDIVMGLLAPTDGTLEIDSQPIVTGNNRAWQAHIAHVPQAIYLADSTIEENIAFGVPKGKIDQSRVKQAAQKAQIADIIESWPKKYQTYVGERGIRLSGGQRQRIGIARALYKQADVIIFDEATSALDNETEQAVMQAIESLGDDLTVLIIAHRLTTLKNCTKIVELADGGIKQTGTYQEIISPVRSGSSRPLSLTT, from the coding sequence ATGGTCTGCGCATCCTTCGCCGAAATACTCAGCATAGGCGCTGTGCTTCCATTTCTTGCCGTCCTCACCGCCCCGGAAAGAATCTTCCAGCTCCCGGCAGCCCAGCCATTCATCCGGGCGATTGGAATGACGAGTGCAAGCCAGCTCCTCTTTCCGCTCACCATCACCTTCGGTATAGCAGCGCTTATCTCCGGAGCCATGCGTCTTCTGCTCCTCTGGGCAAGCACTCGCCTCTCCTTTGCAACAGGGGCCGACCTCAGCATCAGCATCTACCGCCGCACCCTCTATCAACCATACTCTGTTCATGTGGCACGCAACAGCAGCGAGGTGATCAGTGGTATCTCTGGTAAAGCCAACGGAGTCATCTATACGACTATTGTACCATCATTGACGCTCATCAGTTCGAGTATCATGCTTGTTACTATTCTCATTGCTCTCTTGGTGGTTGATCCCGTTATTGCGTTGTCTGCCTTTAGTGGTTTTGGTCTCATTTACGCTGTAATCATCAGGCTTACACGCAAGCAGCAGTTGATCAACAGCAAATGCGTGGCGAAGGAGTCTACTCAGGTGATCAAGTCTTTGCAGGAGGGCTTGGGTGGTATACGTGATGTCCTCATCGATGGTAGTCAGGCAGCTTACTGTCAAATCTATCGCAATGCTGACCAGCCATTGCGGAAAGCACAGGGAAACAACGCTTTTATTGGAACGAGTCCACGTTTTGGCATTGAAGCACTTGGCATGATGCTTATAGCGGTTTTGGCCTATGTGCTTGCTATGCAGCCTGATGGTATAGCCAAAGCAATTCCTGTTCTCGGTGCCTTGGCACTCGGTGCACAGCGCATGCTGCCAGTATTGCAAGGGGCTTATGGTTCATGGTCAAGCATACAGGGCGGGCAAATCTCGTTGCGGGATACACTTGATCTGCTTGATCAGCCGTTGCCGGATTATGTGGATCAGCCGGTCGCCAAACCTTTGCCGTTCAATATGCACATCGGCCTGCACAATCTCTCGTTTCGCTATACAGAACAAACCCCTTGGGTGCTGCAAAATCTTGATCTGACTATTCCTAAGGGCAGTCGTATTGGCTTTATCGGTATTACTGGCAGTGGCAAGAGTACACTGCTTGATATCGTCATGGGACTTCTTGCGCCGACTGATGGAACATTGGAAATTGATAGCCAGCCCATTGTAACGGGTAACAATCGTGCCTGGCAGGCCCATATCGCACACGTCCCTCAAGCGATCTATCTTGCTGACAGTACCATAGAAGAGAACATTGCCTTCGGTGTGCCAAAAGGGAAGATCGATCAGAGCCGGGTCAAGCAGGCAGCTCAAAAGGCTCAGATTGCCGATATCATCGAAAGCTGGCCTAAAAAGTACCAGACCTATGTCGGTGAGCGGGGGATCCGCCTCTCCGGCGGCCAGCGACAGCGCATCGGCATCGCCCGTGCACTATATAAGCAGGCCGACGTCATCATTTTTGACGAAGCCACCAGCGCCCTCGATAACGAAACCGAACAAGCCGTCATGCAAGCCATCGAAAGTCTCGGCGATGATCTCACCGTCCTGATAATCGCCCACCGCCTCACAACCCTGAAAAACTGCACCAAAATCGTAGAACTGGCTGATGGCGGAATCAAACAAACCGGCACCTACCAAGAGATCATATCCCCTGTAAGGTCGGGTTCATCCCGCCCCCTGTCACTCACAACGTAA
- a CDS encoding NAD-dependent 4,6-dehydratase LegB yields MQSVLITGADGFIGSHLTEALVRQGYNVRAFVFYNSFNSWGWLDQCATDIKGKFEVFAGDIRDPHGVKEAMKGCDVVLHLAALIAIPYSYHSPYTYVDTNIKGTLNVLQAARELGVKKIVHTSTSEVYGTARFVPITEEHPLQGQSPYSATKIAADQLAYSFFASFGLPVIIARPFNTYGPRQSARAVIPTIITQIANGNRQIKLGAVRPTRDFNYVQDTVAGFIAAMKSNQGLGEVVNFGSNFEISIGDTVQLIAEVMNTKIEIITDEDRLRPANSEVERLWADNSKASQLFGWEPSYGGREGFKRGLAETAEWFLNPTNLASYKSDIYNL; encoded by the coding sequence ATGCAATCAGTTCTCATCACCGGTGCAGATGGCTTTATTGGATCACATCTGACCGAAGCTCTTGTTCGTCAAGGCTACAATGTCCGGGCTTTCGTTTTCTACAACTCCTTCAACTCATGGGGTTGGCTTGATCAATGCGCTACAGATATAAAAGGGAAATTTGAGGTGTTTGCTGGCGATATTCGTGATCCGCATGGGGTGAAGGAGGCCATGAAAGGTTGCGATGTTGTACTGCATCTGGCAGCACTCATAGCTATACCCTACTCTTACCACTCACCCTACACCTATGTTGATACCAACATCAAGGGAACTCTCAATGTCTTGCAGGCTGCTCGGGAACTTGGTGTTAAGAAAATCGTACATACTTCCACGAGCGAAGTTTATGGTACTGCGCGTTTTGTGCCGATTACAGAAGAACATCCATTGCAAGGCCAGTCTCCTTACTCAGCTACCAAAATAGCAGCCGATCAGTTGGCTTATTCCTTTTTTGCCTCTTTTGGGTTGCCAGTGATTATTGCGAGACCGTTCAATACGTATGGTCCACGTCAGTCAGCGCGTGCAGTGATTCCTACTATCATTACTCAGATTGCAAATGGTAATCGTCAGATAAAACTTGGCGCAGTAAGGCCTACGCGCGATTTTAATTATGTGCAGGATACGGTTGCCGGATTTATTGCGGCGATGAAATCTAATCAAGGATTGGGTGAGGTCGTCAATTTTGGAAGTAACTTTGAGATATCCATTGGTGATACAGTACAGTTAATTGCAGAAGTGATGAATACCAAGATTGAAATTATTACGGATGAAGATCGTTTGCGTCCAGCGAATTCTGAGGTTGAGCGTTTATGGGCTGATAACTCAAAAGCCAGTCAACTTTTTGGTTGGGAGCCAAGCTATGGTGGGCGCGAGGGGTTCAAGCGCGGTCTTGCTGAAACCGCGGAGTGGTTCTTGAACCCTACGAACCTTGCCAGTTACAAGTCAGATATATACAACCTGTGA
- a CDS encoding LegC family aminotransferase, which yields MKDLNSPSLLADQVVAALRSVIGQKAAVLHEPSFSGNEWLYLKECLDSTFVSSVGKFVDRFEADLVAYTGARYVVAVVNGTAALHIALKLAGVKAEDEVLIPALTFIATANAVTYCGATPHFVDSEERTLGVDAVKLRDYLEQHTEQRAGQCINRTTGRVIRAFVPMHTFGHPVDLDGVMAVAHDFNLALVEDAAESLGSYYQGRHTGTFGLMGTLSFNGNKTITTGGGGAILTDDEELARHAKHVTTTAKLPHAWEYRHDEIGYNYRMPNINAALGCAQLEQLPTMLAAKRELFQRYQAAFATVSGIRLMVEPAQCQSNNWLQTLVLEHEQANQRDALLKVTNDSGIMTRPAWILMHELAPFQECPRMDLAGAQSLVQRLINIPSSSSLLQVVS from the coding sequence GTGAAAGATTTAAACTCACCATCCCTACTGGCAGATCAGGTCGTCGCTGCTCTTCGCTCTGTTATTGGCCAGAAAGCCGCAGTTCTGCATGAACCAAGCTTTTCCGGCAACGAGTGGCTCTATCTCAAAGAGTGTCTCGATTCAACCTTTGTCTCATCCGTAGGCAAGTTTGTTGACCGCTTCGAAGCTGATCTTGTAGCCTATACTGGTGCCAGATATGTGGTTGCTGTGGTGAATGGCACAGCAGCACTGCACATTGCTTTAAAGCTTGCAGGGGTTAAAGCTGAAGATGAAGTGTTGATACCGGCCCTTACCTTTATTGCTACTGCCAATGCTGTAACCTATTGCGGTGCCACACCGCATTTTGTTGACAGCGAAGAGCGTACTCTGGGTGTGGATGCTGTAAAGCTTCGTGATTATCTTGAACAGCATACAGAGCAACGTGCTGGGCAGTGTATTAACCGCACTACCGGTCGGGTTATTCGGGCTTTCGTGCCTATGCACACCTTTGGTCATCCTGTCGATTTGGATGGAGTAATGGCCGTAGCACACGATTTTAATCTTGCACTTGTTGAAGATGCGGCTGAGTCTTTGGGCAGTTACTACCAAGGCAGGCATACGGGCACTTTCGGATTGATGGGTACATTAAGTTTCAACGGCAACAAAACCATAACTACCGGTGGCGGCGGCGCAATCCTGACTGATGATGAAGAGCTTGCACGCCATGCCAAGCATGTGACTACAACCGCTAAATTGCCTCATGCTTGGGAGTACCGTCATGATGAAATCGGGTATAACTACCGTATGCCCAACATCAACGCAGCTCTTGGCTGTGCACAGTTGGAGCAATTACCAACAATGCTTGCTGCAAAAAGGGAGCTGTTTCAGCGTTACCAAGCGGCATTTGCAACGGTTTCGGGTATCAGGTTGATGGTGGAACCGGCACAATGCCAAAGCAACAACTGGCTGCAAACTCTTGTGTTGGAACATGAGCAAGCAAATCAACGGGATGCTCTCCTGAAAGTCACAAATGATTCCGGTATTATGACACGCCCAGCATGGATTTTGATGCATGAGCTGGCGCCATTCCAGGAGTGCCCGCGTATGGATTTGGCAGGCGCTCAGTCGCTTGTGCAGCGTTTGATTAATATTCCAAGCAGTTCAAGTCTGCTTCAAGTCGTTTCATGA
- a CDS encoding acetyltransferase — protein sequence MSKPDIILIGAGGHAHSCIDVIEQQGQYHIAGLVGMPHEVHDKHLGYEVIATDDDLPQLAKEYGHALISLGQILSPGSRIRLYQQAIKLGFQLPVIVAPTAYVSRHATLGAGTIIMHGAIVTAGVRVGDNCIINNRSLLEHDTTVEDHCHISTGAILNGGVTIGAGSFVGSGTVIKEGVIIGKDCVIGMGLSLRHNQLDHSRYTGKSTS from the coding sequence ATGAGCAAGCCGGATATCATACTTATTGGCGCTGGCGGTCATGCACATTCCTGCATTGATGTCATAGAGCAACAAGGCCAATACCACATTGCCGGATTGGTTGGTATGCCGCATGAAGTGCACGACAAGCACCTCGGTTATGAGGTGATAGCCACCGATGACGACTTGCCTCAACTGGCAAAGGAGTACGGCCATGCCCTGATTTCTTTAGGTCAAATTCTGTCGCCCGGTAGCCGCATACGTCTCTATCAGCAAGCCATCAAGCTTGGATTTCAACTTCCTGTAATTGTTGCGCCAACTGCTTATGTTTCCCGTCATGCCACTCTTGGTGCGGGAACAATTATTATGCATGGTGCAATTGTTACTGCTGGAGTCAGGGTTGGAGATAATTGCATTATCAACAATCGATCACTCCTTGAACATGATACTACGGTGGAAGACCACTGCCATATTTCAACAGGGGCTATCCTGAATGGTGGTGTAACGATTGGGGCTGGCAGCTTTGTCGGTAGTGGTACTGTTATCAAAGAGGGGGTAATAATTGGAAAGGATTGTGTAATTGGGATGGGCCTTTCTCTGCGCCATAATCAACTTGATCATTCACGATATACTGGCAAGAGTACCTCATGA
- the neuB gene encoding N-acetylneuraminate synthase, whose product MRQRTLIIAEAGVNHNGDMELAKKLIDVAAEAGADYVKFQTFIADRLVTHAANKADYQIKSTNCSESHHEMLRRLELTPAMHKELIAHCASRNIGFFSTGFDIESVDLLVSLGHNLFKIPSGEITNLPYLRHIGQLGKPVILSTGMAILGDIEAAIEVLEQAGTARSNLTVLHCTTEYPTPMSEVNLRAMQSMHSAFGVAVGYSDHTQGIEVAIAAVALGATVIEKHFTLDRNLPGPDHKASLQPAELKAMVSAIRNIEVALGDGIKSLTPGEAKNKPVARKSLVASHAIKAGELFSAQNITTKRPGTGISPMRWDEVMGRVAQRDFLADELITL is encoded by the coding sequence ATGAGACAACGGACGCTCATTATCGCTGAAGCCGGGGTCAATCATAATGGTGACATGGAGTTAGCCAAGAAGTTGATTGATGTTGCCGCCGAAGCTGGAGCGGATTATGTTAAATTCCAGACATTCATTGCTGATCGTCTTGTTACGCATGCAGCCAACAAGGCTGACTACCAGATAAAGAGTACGAATTGCAGTGAATCGCATCATGAGATGCTACGTCGACTGGAACTCACACCTGCAATGCACAAAGAACTCATAGCACATTGTGCATCGCGAAATATTGGGTTTTTCTCCACAGGCTTCGATATTGAGAGTGTCGATCTACTGGTAAGTCTCGGTCATAATCTATTCAAGATTCCATCTGGAGAGATTACCAATCTCCCTTACTTGCGCCATATTGGCCAACTTGGTAAGCCTGTCATTCTCTCCACCGGAATGGCAATATTGGGCGATATAGAAGCAGCAATCGAAGTACTTGAACAAGCAGGTACAGCACGATCCAATCTGACCGTATTGCACTGTACCACAGAATACCCTACACCCATGTCAGAAGTGAATCTTCGAGCCATGCAGAGCATGCATAGTGCGTTTGGCGTGGCGGTGGGTTATTCAGACCATACGCAAGGCATCGAAGTGGCCATTGCCGCAGTTGCCTTGGGCGCAACGGTTATCGAAAAGCATTTCACCCTCGATCGCAATTTGCCAGGCCCCGACCATAAGGCAAGTCTTCAACCTGCAGAACTCAAGGCCATGGTGTCAGCCATTCGTAATATTGAAGTTGCTCTCGGTGATGGAATCAAAAGCCTCACTCCAGGCGAAGCAAAGAACAAGCCCGTTGCTCGTAAATCACTGGTCGCTAGTCATGCGATTAAAGCAGGTGAACTCTTCAGTGCACAGAATATCACCACGAAGCGTCCCGGTACAGGGATCTCGCCAATGCGATGGGATGAAGTAATGGGGCGTGTTGCGCAGAGAGATTTTCTTGCAGATGAATTGATCACGTTATGA
- the neuC gene encoding UDP-N-acetylglucosamine 2-epimerase: protein MTRKICVITGTRAEYGLLRWVMQGIKDDPELTLQIIATGMHLSPEFGLTYRNIEQDGFQIDRKVEMLTSSDTAVGIAKSMGLGLIGFADVLNELKPDLIVVLGDRFEIFSAVSAALVARIPVAHLHGGELTEGAFDDAIRHSITKMSHLHFVAAEEYRQRVIQLGEQPDHVFLVGGLGIDNIKRLKLLDREELEASIDLRLGPKNLLITFHPVTLETATAAEQMAELLAALAEFEDTQLIFTMPNADNGGRVMIRMVEEFVAQHTNARAYTSLGQLRYLSCVSNVDGVVGNSSSGLAEVPSFCKGTVNIGDRQRGRLQAESVINCEPTRKSIAGAINKLYSTDFQLILSKLANPYGDGGASEKVVEILKNHALCGMIKKIFYDLCNE, encoded by the coding sequence ATGACTCGCAAGATTTGCGTTATCACTGGCACCCGTGCTGAATATGGCTTGTTGCGTTGGGTCATGCAGGGCATCAAGGATGACCCTGAGCTGACGCTGCAAATCATTGCCACCGGTATGCACCTGTCGCCTGAATTTGGTTTGACCTATCGCAACATTGAGCAGGATGGATTCCAGATAGATCGCAAGGTTGAAATGCTCACCAGCTCCGATACTGCTGTTGGCATAGCAAAGTCCATGGGTCTCGGGTTGATCGGTTTTGCTGATGTCTTGAATGAATTGAAGCCAGATTTGATTGTAGTGCTCGGTGACCGGTTTGAAATTTTCTCGGCAGTCTCGGCGGCGTTGGTTGCTCGTATTCCAGTTGCCCACTTGCATGGAGGTGAACTGACCGAAGGCGCTTTTGATGATGCTATCCGGCATTCCATAACCAAAATGTCGCACCTCCATTTTGTTGCTGCTGAAGAATACCGGCAGCGCGTGATCCAACTGGGAGAGCAACCGGATCATGTTTTTCTGGTAGGTGGGCTTGGTATTGACAACATTAAGCGTCTGAAGCTTCTCGATCGCGAGGAGTTGGAAGCTTCAATTGACTTGAGGCTTGGGCCTAAAAATCTGCTCATCACTTTTCATCCGGTTACTCTTGAGACCGCAACTGCAGCAGAGCAAATGGCAGAACTGCTTGCGGCATTGGCAGAATTTGAGGATACACAGCTAATATTTACCATGCCGAATGCCGACAACGGTGGGCGTGTGATGATCAGAATGGTGGAAGAATTTGTAGCACAGCACACTAACGCACGAGCGTACACATCCCTTGGGCAACTCCGCTATTTGTCATGCGTTTCAAATGTCGATGGTGTTGTGGGTAACTCTTCCAGCGGTTTGGCCGAAGTGCCCAGTTTCTGCAAAGGCACTGTTAACATTGGTGATCGCCAAAGGGGTCGGCTTCAAGCGGAAAGTGTGATCAACTGTGAACCGACTCGTAAGAGCATTGCAGGCGCCATTAACAAACTTTATTCTACCGATTTTCAACTAATCTTGAGCAAGCTTGCAAACCCCTATGGAGATGGCGGTGCAAGTGAAAAAGTTGTTGAAATATTAAAAAACCATGCACTGTGCGGAATGATAAAAAAGATTTTTTATGACCTTTGTAATGAATGA
- a CDS encoding nucleotidyltransferase family protein, with the protein MSASLEEVITNLTKVSIKIVLVVNEAGELQGTISDGDIRRGLLRGLNLISPIESIIHHNPLVVTEELGREAVRKLMVVNKIQQVPVVDDQHHIVGLYLWDEIAKPILRPNLMVIMAGGMGTRLRPHTENCPKPMLSVSGKPMLEHIIERAKQEGFSHFVLAINYLGHVIENYFGDGTCLQVRIDYLKEKSPLGTAGALGLLNPWPTLPFAVTNGDVMTDIHYGELLDFHTRHNAAATMAVRVHEWQHPFGVVQTDGIDIIGFEEKPVHRSHINAGVYVLEPEALCFLEKNVRCDMPALFERLQAKEKRTAAYPIHEPWLDVGRQEDLTRANMDNKIKP; encoded by the coding sequence ATGTCCGCTTCTCTTGAGGAGGTAATAACCAATCTTACAAAGGTTTCGATTAAGATTGTGTTAGTGGTTAATGAAGCGGGTGAGTTGCAAGGCACCATTTCAGACGGAGATATTCGGCGTGGATTGCTTCGGGGGTTGAATCTCATAAGCCCAATCGAAAGTATTATCCACCATAATCCGCTGGTTGTCACGGAGGAATTAGGGCGTGAAGCTGTTCGGAAGTTAATGGTTGTTAACAAAATCCAGCAGGTGCCTGTTGTTGATGACCAACACCATATTGTAGGCTTGTATCTTTGGGATGAAATCGCGAAACCAATCCTGCGACCTAACCTGATGGTTATCATGGCTGGCGGTATGGGTACCCGGCTTCGTCCGCATACAGAAAACTGCCCGAAGCCGATGTTGTCGGTTTCCGGCAAGCCCATGCTTGAACACATCATTGAGCGTGCAAAGCAGGAGGGGTTCAGCCACTTTGTGTTGGCAATAAACTATCTTGGCCATGTCATTGAAAATTACTTTGGAGATGGGACTTGCTTACAAGTGCGGATCGATTACCTAAAAGAGAAATCCCCCTTGGGCACAGCAGGTGCCTTAGGGTTGCTGAATCCGTGGCCAACGCTGCCCTTTGCCGTAACCAATGGCGATGTTATGACAGACATTCACTATGGTGAGCTACTCGATTTCCACACTCGTCATAATGCTGCTGCCACCATGGCTGTGCGGGTGCATGAATGGCAACACCCATTTGGTGTAGTACAGACCGATGGAATTGATATTATAGGGTTTGAAGAGAAGCCTGTGCATCGAAGCCATATCAATGCTGGAGTGTACGTGCTTGAACCAGAAGCTCTTTGTTTTCTTGAAAAAAACGTTCGTTGCGATATGCCGGCGTTGTTTGAACGCCTGCAGGCAAAAGAGAAGAGGACTGCCGCCTATCCAATACATGAACCATGGCTGGATGTGGGCAGGCAAGAGGATTTGACCCGCGCTAACATGGATAATAAAATCAAACCGTAA